The following are from one region of the Microcoleus sp. FACHB-831 genome:
- the glf gene encoding UDP-galactopyranose mutase — protein MSLHQAQIKNNNLTNVAASKMVETKQSVLVESPLKQASNIEKQDIGVVSSANKDSKISECQANAPDLICLSHLRWNFVFQRPQHLLTRCAQGRRVFFIEEPMFSADVPTSDEGVGRLDVSIHDSGVWVVVPHLPENLSEEARTSAQKALLDNLFAQYDIQQYMCWYYTPMAIAFTQHLKPLATVYDCMDELSAFKGASPILKDREAELFRRADLVFTGGQSLYESKRDHHPNVHAFPSSVEVPHFAQARNITEEPADQANIPHPRLGFYGVIDERLDLELLDGIASARPDWHLVIIGPVVKIDPETLPRRENIHYLGGKDYKELPKYLAGWDLAMLPFARNESTRFISPTKTPEYLAAGKPVVSTSIRDVVRPYGQQNMVRIADTVAEFVTAAELAMKEDCQESGWLARVDAFLEQISWERTWGGMSELIQSALDKKAIARLATGAGQPNRNNGGKEQFDYLIVGAGFAGSVLAERLASEGNKILIIDTRNHIAGNAYDHYDDSGILVHKYGPHIFHTNSREVFEYLSQFTAWRQYEHRVLASVDGQLLPIPINLDTVNKMYGLKLTSFELEEFFASVAEAKDYIRTSEDVVVSKVGRELYEKFFRNYTRKQWDMDPSELDKSVIARVPTRTNRDDRYFTDSYQAMPLHGYTRMFEKMLDHPNIKIMLNTDYRDIVGIIPYKEMIYTGPVDAYFNFRYGKLPYRSLEFKHETHNMPVYQPQAVVNYPNEHLYTRVTEFKYLTGQEHSKTSIVYEYPRAEGDPYYPVPRPENAELYKQYKALADATPGVHFVGRLATYKYYNMDQVVAQALTVYKQIGSKQRSEAVAK, from the coding sequence ATGTCTCTACACCAAGCTCAAATTAAAAACAACAATCTTACCAACGTTGCAGCATCGAAAATGGTTGAAACGAAGCAGAGCGTGCTAGTAGAATCGCCATTGAAGCAAGCTTCTAATATAGAAAAGCAAGATATAGGAGTTGTAAGCTCCGCCAACAAAGACTCCAAAATTAGCGAGTGTCAGGCAAATGCACCGGATTTAATTTGCTTGTCTCATTTGCGTTGGAATTTCGTATTCCAAAGACCCCAACATCTTCTCACCCGCTGCGCTCAAGGACGGCGGGTATTTTTTATCGAAGAACCGATGTTTAGCGCGGATGTGCCAACAAGTGATGAGGGAGTTGGGCGGCTAGATGTCAGCATACACGATAGCGGAGTATGGGTTGTAGTGCCGCATCTGCCCGAAAATCTGAGCGAGGAAGCGCGTACCTCAGCTCAAAAAGCCTTGCTCGATAATTTGTTTGCACAATACGATATCCAGCAGTATATGTGCTGGTACTACACGCCGATGGCGATCGCATTCACCCAGCATTTGAAACCGCTAGCGACCGTGTACGATTGCATGGATGAGCTGTCGGCATTCAAGGGAGCATCGCCCATCCTCAAAGACCGCGAAGCCGAACTATTTCGCCGCGCCGATTTGGTGTTCACAGGGGGTCAAAGCCTTTATGAGAGCAAGCGCGACCATCACCCGAACGTCCATGCATTTCCCAGCAGCGTAGAAGTTCCGCACTTTGCACAGGCAAGAAACATTACAGAAGAACCCGCAGACCAAGCAAACATTCCCCATCCGCGCCTTGGGTTCTATGGGGTAATCGACGAACGGTTAGACCTGGAATTGCTCGACGGTATTGCTAGTGCGCGACCAGATTGGCATCTAGTGATAATTGGGCCAGTTGTGAAAATCGATCCGGAGACTTTACCGCGCCGCGAGAACATTCACTATCTCGGTGGTAAAGACTACAAAGAACTACCAAAGTATCTTGCAGGGTGGGATTTGGCGATGCTGCCGTTTGCACGCAACGAGTCAACCCGCTTCATTAGCCCTACCAAAACTCCAGAATACCTCGCCGCAGGCAAACCCGTTGTATCTACATCGATCCGGGATGTCGTTCGTCCCTACGGACAGCAAAACATGGTGAGGATTGCAGACACGGTTGCAGAGTTTGTCACCGCAGCCGAGTTAGCAATGAAAGAGGACTGCCAAGAGTCGGGATGGTTGGCTCGTGTTGATGCGTTCTTAGAGCAGATTTCTTGGGAACGTACTTGGGGAGGGATGAGCGAACTGATACAGTCGGCATTAGATAAAAAGGCGATCGCTCGCCTCGCTACAGGTGCAGGACAGCCAAATCGCAATAATGGTGGCAAAGAACAGTTTGATTATTTGATTGTTGGTGCTGGTTTCGCTGGAAGCGTCCTTGCTGAAAGACTTGCAAGCGAGGGCAATAAAATCCTAATTATTGACACCCGCAACCACATCGCGGGTAACGCATACGACCATTACGATGATTCTGGCATCCTCGTCCACAAATACGGCCCGCACATCTTTCATACCAACTCCCGCGAAGTTTTCGAGTACCTATCGCAGTTCACGGCTTGGCGGCAATACGAACATCGGGTACTTGCCAGCGTGGATGGTCAACTGCTGCCCATCCCCATTAACCTGGATACTGTTAACAAGATGTACGGGTTAAAACTGACATCTTTTGAGCTTGAGGAATTCTTTGCATCGGTAGCTGAAGCTAAAGATTACATTCGCACCAGTGAAGATGTAGTTGTCAGCAAAGTTGGACGGGAACTCTATGAGAAGTTTTTCCGCAACTATACCCGCAAGCAATGGGATATGGACCCGTCTGAACTAGATAAGTCAGTGATTGCCCGCGTACCCACCCGCACCAACCGCGACGATCGCTATTTTACAGATAGCTATCAGGCAATGCCTCTGCACGGCTATACCCGGATGTTCGAGAAGATGTTAGACCATCCGAACATCAAGATCATGCTGAACACTGATTATCGGGACATCGTGGGCATCATCCCTTATAAAGAGATGATCTATACCGGACCCGTCGATGCATACTTCAATTTCCGTTATGGGAAGCTACCTTATCGTTCGTTGGAGTTTAAGCACGAGACTCACAATATGCCTGTCTACCAACCACAGGCAGTAGTGAATTATCCCAACGAACATCTTTACACCCGCGTTACTGAGTTTAAGTATCTGACGGGACAAGAACACTCCAAAACTAGCATTGTTTACGAATATCCGCGTGCCGAGGGAGATCCATACTACCCCGTACCGCGTCCGGAGAATGCAGAACTCTACAAGCAATACAAGGCTCTGGCCGACGCAACTCCTGGCGTGCATTTCGTGGGACGTTTGGCGACCTACAAGTATTACAACATGGATCAAGTGGTGGCTCAGGCTCTCACAGTCTACAAACAGATCGGCAGCAAGCAGCGCTCGGAAGCAGTAGCTAAGTAA
- a CDS encoding phytanoyl-CoA dioxygenase family protein, with protein MITTRYNPQQIQSFAQAVLNDGYCVLPNHFSPAILKSWRENFTPLLEDHINREGKLLNRGTARYYVTLPFAAPFADPKIYEDDEILEIVELLVGKDAVMCQLATDTPLLGSDYQDTHRDAPPLFPETGEETPPFQLAINFPLVDVTLENGPIEIAKGTHMIPKAEAMRRLESGEVKLEPVTMQLGDVMIRDVRGLHRGTPNHTDIPRPMVVIGYSRRWLYRPEVCIHIPRATLDTLSERGRHLLRFNPVVESLDNKPEVEVYQSFAY; from the coding sequence ATGATTACAACCCGCTATAACCCCCAACAAATCCAATCGTTCGCCCAAGCGGTTTTGAACGATGGCTATTGCGTATTGCCCAATCACTTCTCCCCCGCAATACTCAAATCCTGGCGTGAAAATTTCACGCCTTTGCTAGAAGATCACATTAATCGTGAAGGTAAGCTTCTCAATCGAGGAACAGCGCGTTATTACGTCACCCTTCCGTTTGCTGCTCCTTTTGCCGACCCCAAGATTTACGAAGATGACGAAATCTTGGAAATTGTTGAGCTATTAGTAGGTAAAGATGCAGTAATGTGCCAGTTGGCGACCGACACGCCATTATTGGGATCTGATTATCAAGACACTCATAGAGATGCTCCGCCACTCTTCCCGGAAACTGGTGAAGAAACGCCGCCATTCCAGCTTGCTATTAACTTTCCGCTTGTAGATGTAACGCTTGAAAACGGCCCGATAGAGATCGCTAAGGGCACGCACATGATACCCAAGGCGGAAGCAATGCGCCGTCTGGAGTCAGGCGAGGTAAAGTTAGAACCAGTAACGATGCAATTGGGCGATGTGATGATCCGCGATGTGCGAGGTCTGCATCGGGGAACTCCTAACCATACAGATATCCCACGTCCAATGGTTGTAATTGGCTACAGCCGCCGCTGGTTGTATCGCCCGGAGGTCTGCATCCACATACCGCGTGCTACGCTTGATACACTTTCGGAACGCGGTCGTCACTTGTTACGCTTTAATCCTGTTGTGGAATCTCTGGACAATAAACCCGAAGTTGAGGTTTATCAGTCTTTCGCTTACTAG
- a CDS encoding helix-turn-helix domain-containing protein: protein MKAYSIDIRQKIIDAYNNQEGSQRKLAKRFRVSLSFVQSLLKRYRETGSVNPKPHGGGQTPKLTPQQLALIPQFVKEDNNATLDELCEKLYQKTQVRISRATMGRVLQTFKLPRKKISTRERVRQVEPEKAAS from the coding sequence ATGAAAGCTTACTCAATAGACATACGGCAAAAAATCATTGACGCCTACAACAATCAAGAAGGTTCTCAACGCAAACTAGCTAAACGGTTTCGAGTTAGCCTTAGTTTTGTACAGAGCCTCTTGAAGCGATACCGCGAAACTGGCTCGGTTAACCCTAAGCCTCATGGCGGAGGACAAACCCCAAAGCTTACCCCCCAACAATTAGCCCTCATACCACAGTTTGTAAAAGAGGATAACAATGCAACTTTAGATGAACTGTGCGAAAAACTTTATCAAAAAACTCAGGTCAGGATCAGCCGAGCTACGATGGGACGAGTCTTACAAACATTTAAACTCCCAAGAAAAAAAATCTCTACGCGCGAGAGAGTAAGACAAGTAGAGCCGGAAAAGGCGGCGAGCTGA
- a CDS encoding DUF72 domain-containing protein, which yields MLQIGTSGWVYKHWMDLFYPAHLPGDQQLPFYAHHFPTVEVNFSFYRLPERSVFETWHEQTPEGFVFAVKGSRYLTHMKKLKDPEEPLSRLMERASGLQEKLGPILFQFPHTWSINIERLEPFLELLQAYPQQQFTFEFRHPSWLIPQVYQLLARSGAALCLPVSPTVPLDVRLTAPWTYIRMHAGQRGIGYSDEELSVWANRINSFLQDGVDVYVYFNNDPEGHAIRDANSLKDMLHS from the coding sequence ATGCTTCAAATCGGCACTAGCGGTTGGGTTTACAAGCACTGGATGGATTTGTTCTATCCAGCGCACCTACCTGGCGACCAGCAATTGCCGTTTTACGCACACCATTTTCCAACGGTAGAAGTCAACTTTTCCTTCTACCGTTTGCCGGAGCGGTCTGTCTTTGAAACTTGGCACGAACAAACACCAGAGGGTTTTGTTTTTGCTGTCAAAGGTAGCCGCTACCTCACCCATATGAAGAAGTTAAAAGACCCTGAAGAGCCGCTATCTCGCTTGATGGAACGCGCCTCTGGTTTGCAAGAAAAGTTAGGGCCTATTTTATTCCAATTTCCTCATACTTGGTCTATCAATATCGAGCGTCTTGAGCCGTTCTTGGAATTGCTTCAAGCTTATCCGCAACAACAATTTACCTTTGAATTCCGCCACCCAAGTTGGCTGATTCCACAGGTTTATCAACTATTGGCTCGCTCTGGTGCAGCGCTTTGTCTGCCAGTCAGCCCAACGGTTCCGCTCGATGTCCGTCTGACTGCCCCTTGGACTTATATTCGGATGCACGCCGGACAACGGGGAATTGGCTACAGCGATGAAGAATTGTCTGTTTGGGCAAACCGTATTAATTCATTTCTTCAAGACGGGGTTGATGTATACGTTTACTTCAATAATGACCCCGAAGGTCATGCTATTCGCGATGCTAATTCCCTGAAAGATATGCTGCATTCTTAG
- a CDS encoding isoaspartyl peptidase/L-asparaginase family protein, translating to MTIAIIVHGGAKTITEEKVEANNKGCTAAAEAGWAVLEKGGSAKDAVEAAIRVLESDPTFNAGLGATLNKQGEVEVDAAIMDGSKLGWGAVAAVQGVRHPISVARKIMDEKPRLLVAESAERFAAKHGIEMCPKEDLVADEQEKQWEEQEKVIDRPNTVGCVALDADGNLVAGTSTGGTANQDAGRVGDTALVGCGLYADIEKGGCSTTGDGESIIPVVLAKTAIDFLAQGKHPEQAAQMAIQSLTERVVGEAGCILINPKGEIGWAHNSTEMAVAYRTSEMDKPAVFTKKEGVDPKVYASNRH from the coding sequence ATGACAATTGCAATCATCGTTCATGGTGGAGCGAAAACCATCACAGAAGAAAAAGTTGAAGCCAACAATAAAGGCTGTACCGCAGCAGCAGAGGCAGGCTGGGCAGTGCTTGAGAAAGGCGGCAGTGCCAAAGATGCCGTGGAAGCCGCCATCCGCGTCCTCGAATCTGACCCCACCTTCAACGCCGGACTTGGCGCCACTCTCAACAAACAAGGGGAAGTAGAGGTAGACGCGGCGATCATGGATGGCTCTAAGTTAGGTTGGGGCGCAGTGGCAGCAGTTCAAGGAGTGCGGCATCCGATCTCTGTAGCACGCAAGATTATGGATGAAAAACCCCGGCTGCTAGTTGCCGAAAGCGCAGAACGCTTCGCAGCCAAACACGGGATTGAGATGTGTCCAAAAGAAGATTTGGTCGCCGATGAGCAGGAAAAGCAGTGGGAGGAGCAGGAGAAAGTTATCGATCGCCCCAACACCGTTGGCTGCGTAGCACTAGATGCTGACGGCAACTTGGTCGCCGGAACCTCAACAGGCGGCACTGCCAATCAAGATGCAGGTCGTGTTGGCGATACAGCTTTAGTTGGCTGCGGTCTGTATGCTGATATTGAGAAAGGCGGTTGCTCAACAACGGGTGATGGCGAGTCGATTATTCCAGTCGTTCTGGCTAAGACTGCTATCGATTTCCTGGCTCAAGGCAAACATCCAGAGCAAGCAGCACAAATGGCAATTCAGTCTTTAACCGAACGGGTTGTTGGCGAGGCTGGTTGCATCCTCATAAACCCTAAAGGAGAGATTGGATGGGCGCATAACTCGACTGAGATGGCCGTAGCTTATAGAACTTCAGAAATGGATAAACCTGCTGTGTTTACCAAGAAAGAGGGCGTTGACCCCAAGGTATATGCTTCAAATCGGCACTAG
- the glgX gene encoding glycogen debranching protein GlgX has protein sequence MFVPLWPGNVYPLGAFWDGKGTNFALFSENATSVELCLFDRDDKETRITLTEVNNFVWHGYLPGIGPGQRYGFRVHGPYEPSQGHRFNPNKLLIDPYGKALDGNLRGNGPELFGYDWNNPEKDLSFSDLDSAPLVPKSVVVDQTFDWEDDNLLRTPWHETVIYETHVKGFTKLHPDIPEELRGTYAGLAHTAAIEHLQRLGITAVELMPVHHFLARPGHLVDKGLRNYWGYDSINYFSPYSGYSASGSVGQQVNEFKEMVKALHRAGIEVILDVVYNHTGEGNQLGPTLSLRGIDNFVYYRTVEGDRRYYMDFTGCGNSLNVGQPQVLKLIMDSLRYWVLEMHVDGFRFDLASALARELYEVNSLAAFFDIIHQDPVLADVKLIAEPWDLGDGGYQVGQFPVLWSEWNGRYRDTVRDFWRGVDESLGQFAYCFTGSPDLYALNGRRPNASVNFITAHDGFPLNDLVSYNEKHNEANGEENRDGESHNRSWNCGVEGETDDPEVLLLRERQRRNFLTTLMLSQGIPMMLGGDEMGRTQNGNNNAYCQDSEISWFNWDLQTGNEDLVNFTRELIYFRRQHPVFRRRKWFQGRPIHGKGISDIAWFNPDGGEMTEEQWDVGYAKAIAVFLDGNQIPSPGPRGERISDDSFLLFFNAHYETLEFTLPTVMQDKEWAVVIDTKEPRFVAEEKVYGGTQAVPVVARSLVVLRRLG, from the coding sequence ATGTTCGTACCGCTTTGGCCCGGTAATGTTTATCCGCTGGGCGCATTCTGGGATGGCAAAGGCACAAACTTCGCTTTATTTAGTGAAAATGCAACAAGTGTCGAACTTTGTTTATTTGATAGAGACGATAAAGAGACACGCATAACTTTAACTGAAGTCAACAACTTCGTCTGGCACGGTTATTTGCCCGGTATAGGCCCCGGTCAACGGTATGGGTTCCGAGTGCATGGCCCCTATGAACCTAGTCAGGGTCATCGCTTCAACCCCAATAAACTTTTGATCGATCCTTATGGCAAAGCACTTGATGGCAACCTCAGAGGCAACGGCCCGGAACTCTTTGGCTACGATTGGAACAATCCGGAAAAAGATTTATCATTTTCCGATCTAGATAGTGCCCCCCTAGTTCCGAAATCTGTTGTTGTCGATCAGACCTTTGATTGGGAGGATGACAACCTGCTGAGAACTCCTTGGCACGAAACTGTCATTTATGAAACTCACGTCAAAGGCTTTACCAAACTGCATCCCGATATCCCGGAAGAATTGCGCGGTACTTATGCCGGGTTAGCACATACAGCAGCTATCGAGCATCTCCAGAGGCTGGGGATTACAGCAGTTGAGCTAATGCCCGTGCATCACTTCCTCGCTCGTCCGGGACACCTTGTTGATAAAGGGCTAAGGAATTATTGGGGTTACGATTCCATCAACTATTTCTCCCCCTACTCAGGCTACAGCGCCAGCGGCAGTGTGGGACAACAGGTGAACGAGTTTAAGGAGATGGTCAAGGCACTGCATCGTGCCGGGATTGAGGTGATTCTAGATGTCGTCTACAACCACACTGGAGAAGGCAATCAATTAGGCCCGACTTTATCTCTGCGAGGCATCGATAATTTCGTTTACTACCGAACGGTAGAGGGCGATCGCCGCTACTACATGGACTTTACAGGCTGCGGTAACTCTCTAAACGTGGGTCAGCCGCAAGTGCTGAAGTTAATCATGGATAGCCTGCGCTATTGGGTTTTAGAGATGCACGTCGATGGTTTCCGCTTCGACTTAGCCTCGGCTCTGGCGCGAGAACTATATGAAGTTAATAGTCTGGCAGCTTTCTTTGACATCATTCACCAAGACCCGGTGCTGGCAGATGTGAAACTGATTGCCGAACCTTGGGATTTGGGAGATGGCGGCTATCAAGTTGGTCAATTCCCGGTTCTCTGGTCTGAGTGGAATGGCAGATATCGCGATACGGTGCGAGACTTCTGGCGGGGTGTGGATGAGAGCTTAGGGCAGTTTGCTTACTGTTTCACTGGTAGCCCTGACCTGTATGCGCTGAACGGGCGGCGGCCTAATGCCAGCGTTAACTTTATCACAGCCCACGATGGCTTCCCGCTAAACGATCTTGTTAGCTACAACGAGAAACACAATGAAGCTAACGGGGAAGAAAATCGGGATGGTGAAAGCCACAACCGCTCGTGGAATTGTGGAGTTGAAGGTGAAACAGACGACCCAGAAGTGCTGCTATTGCGGGAGCGACAGCGGCGGAACTTCTTAACAACTCTGATGTTGTCCCAAGGCATCCCGATGATGCTGGGGGGAGATGAAATGGGGCGGACTCAAAACGGCAATAATAACGCCTACTGCCAAGACAGTGAAATCTCCTGGTTCAATTGGGACTTGCAGACGGGAAATGAGGATCTTGTGAATTTTACTCGCGAGCTAATCTATTTCCGCCGTCAGCATCCGGTATTTCGGCGACGCAAGTGGTTTCAAGGGCGACCGATTCACGGAAAGGGGATCAGCGATATTGCTTGGTTCAATCCAGATGGCGGCGAGATGACTGAGGAGCAGTGGGATGTTGGTTATGCCAAGGCGATCGCGGTTTTCTTGGATGGAAACCAGATTCCCAGCCCTGGCCCCAGAGGCGAACGCATCAGCGATGATAGTTTTCTCCTGTTCTTTAACGCCCACTACGAAACGCTTGAGTTTACTCTACCAACTGTGATGCAAGACAAAGAGTGGGCTGTTGTAATTGACACCAAAGAGCCGCGCTTCGTTGCAGAGGAGAAAGTGTACGGTGGCACTCAAGCCGTGCCAGTAGTAGCGCGATCGCTCGTAGTATTGCGTCGTTTGGGATGA